The segment TTTTTAATACCGTGCAAGCTGCCTGCTTGGAGAGTACTTAAACCCACGGGGCATGcctggcattttaaaaaggttttttaattttttcctgccATCTAAACTATCCTGGCTATTGACCAGCACTGTAAAATCTTCATTCCCTGCCGTCTCCTGCCATCTGCATGCCAGGGGAGGTTAgtggaggggctgcagctggaacTGGTGAGGGGACACACTGGTGTGGCACTGAGCTGGGACGGTGGAAGGTCTGTGGGTGCCCCAGCAAGGGTGTGGGGGCTGCCTGGCTTGGTGGAGGTCGCAGCTTTCCCAGCCTCCTGCAAGCAGAACATCTGGTCCTCATCCCTCCGCCAGGGTTGGGTTTCCTGCTGGGCATGAGAAGAGATGCTGGAGGAGTCTGCTAGTCCTGCTCCTGGCTCCTGCTAGTCCTGCTCCtggctcctgccagctctgtggTGGGGATCTTGCTGGCCCCTTGCCCATCTAGAGCAGGCTGTCAAACCACCCCAAATTCCTTTGTGTTTGACCTGGAGCCTAGACAACCCAAATGCAACCTCCACAGCTGAACAAGAGACCACAAGTTCCTGTGCTAGCCAGTGCCCCCTCCACTGCACGTGACTTCCAACTGGGATTTTCTTCTCAGCATCCAGCACTGGAAGCTGGTGGCCACCTCAGGGGTGGCTAAGTCAGTTTGTGGCCACCAGTCTGGACTTGGCACTTGGATATGTGTGGGCTTGCACAACCCAACCTCCCCATACCTTGGGACTTGCttcccagtctctgcctttctcctggcTTTTCCAGGCTCCTCTGCAGACCATGTTGCAGCTGCACTTGGGTTTCCAGTGGATTCCTGTCTAGTCTCTGTGATTGCCTTGCTGTGTCTGTCTCCTATAGTGCTACACCAAGCTCATCTTCAGTCCTAGTGCCCTTTAATGGGCTGGGCCCCATTCTTGTCCCAGCTGCAAGACCTTTCTATTGGTACCTTCATGATTTCACTTGGGTTATGAAGGAAAAGCCCaaccagcccctgcagccccacggGACACGGCCCAGGATGAGTTCTTGCTTGTGAGCTCCACTGAGTAATTGGTTTTTCAAACCCACCTAGCATGTCCCTGCCAGCCTGTTAATCTTGCTCAGCCCCAAGTCAGACATCTTGTAGGTTCTGCAGCGTGGTTACCTGGGGAGCTTATTAAATAAGATATCAAATGAGTTGGACAAGACCTGTGTTTACCTGCATGCTGTTGATTGGCATTAATTAGATTATCCCCCTTTAAATCTGGTTTCTCTGTGAGGTTTCAGCTGTGCTATTACAGTGGGTTGGACTTGGAGCAGATCAATAGTCCCAAGTGCCCGTGGCCATTGCATTTACCCTGTCAGGGAGGAACCCAAAATATTCACAGCTTGCAAAGGCAGCAGGCACCTCAGGTAGCTCTCTGAATTAGGGGTATCTGACTCTGATTTTCCTGTGGGATAGAGTGAGCTCCTGGAGCTGAGGTGTCTGtaggggagagggggaggcagAGGTGGCTGGGAACATGTAGGTGACATGACTGTCCTACACGTTCCTCTCTAAACTCCTCTgcctggagcccccagcatggTATGAGTTGCAGTTTGATCTCTGCAGGAGATGGGTGAACATGTTCTTTGGAGGACAccagagctggaaaagcatTCCAGGGGTCCTGGTGCCACCACCCCCACCCTCAGCCACCTGTGCAGCCTCCTGGTGTCCCCACCTCACTGCACGCCCGGCCTGGGGACATGTCACACCTTCCTGAGCAGGAAAGAGGAGACAACCAGTCTGGGTTAtttgctgttttggtttggttttgttttcctctaagTAGAATTTGGCTGATGAAAAATGCCTGTCTGGGAAAAGCACGTGCTCCCTCGGGATGATTCCCCAGGGCAGCAAGTCTCCTACATCCCAACTGGAGGCACCACTCAGCCCACCCCCCAGTCCAGCCCACCCTGTTTATTGACCTAGCACTGGgctcccttcctctcccagagGAAACTGTTCCAGGAGGTGATGGCCCTGACCTTGCTCTTTTGGTAGAGGTCCCTCCGGGACCCTGCTGTCTGGGAACGGGCGCCTCCAGCGTCGCCAACCCGGAGAGATCCCAGAAGGAACTTGGGGGGGTGAAGCACAGGGTAGTGCAGTGGCAGCCTGTAGAAGTGCCCTTCTTGGCCTCCATCACCTCTGTGTGGGCTGTGAGTGGGTCTGTCCCCCACCCCAGGCCCTTGGCCGGgtgctccctgcatccctgaTGGGAGACAGCTGCTGTTCCCAGCGCCGGTAGCCCGGCTGCCTCAGCTCCCCCGCAGCAGAGTCGCAGCACACATGCGACAGTATTCATATGGGCCTAATTAAAGGCTTGTTTTCCTAGTCCCGGAATAACCCCTCTAACATTCCCAACTCATTATCTTTTCAAATAAAGCCAAAACCTTGCAGCTAATTGTTTTGTGCTGTAAGGAGCGGTGCTGTTATGGAGCAATCCAGTCTTTGAGCTGGTCCTTCATCTCTGGCAATTAAGCGGTTCTGATGTTCactttggtgttttctttcccccttttttgcTAATTCTTTCAAGCACTTTCAGAGCTGTGTCAGCTGCCCGGGGGATTGGCGGCCTCTCTTTGTCTTCCTGCCAGCAGAGACGGCAGCGATGCTGGGTCCCAGCACACAGCTCCCTGGGAAGAGACTGGGCTTGGCCCTTTCTATCTGCCCATCCCTGTggtcctgctgccccagggatGCTCCTCAGTGCCGTGGGCCTGACTcttctgccctggctgctggttTGAGCTTGGTtttgcagcagctccttctccatCCAGCCCTTCCAAGTGCATCCATGGAAGGGATGGGTGGCTGTGGTGGGGTGAGAGCCCACGTGAGGCTGGACGGGGTTTGGGCTGCAGCAAGGAGGAGCTGGGTAAGGGCAGCTGGGTGGTGGTTTCTGCTTTGCACAAAGAAGCCCCTTCTTTtagctgtgctgggagaggtgGGATGTCAGCAGCCACGCCGGATGGGCTGCTGGGACATCAGCCCCGGCACGAGCCGTGGTGGCCATCAGGCAAGGGTGATGGTGTGGTGTGGATCCATTCCCAGGCAAAGCCTACGAGATCACCTACGTGAGGCTGAAGTTCCACACCAGCCGCCCCGAGAGCTTCGCCATCTACAAGCGCAGCTGCCCCGAGGGGCCCTGGGTGCCCTTCCAGTTCTACAGCGCGTCCTGCGAGAAGACCTacgggcggcggcagcggcagtACCTGCGGCCGGGGGAGGACGAGCAAGTGGCCTTCTGCACTGATGAGTTCAGCGACATCTCCCCGCTCAGCGGGGGCAACGTGGCCTTCTCCACCCTGGAGGGACGGCCCAGCGCCTACAATTTTGATGGGAGCCCCGCGCTGCAGGTGCTGtcacagggcaggaggggggcGGGAGGATGGTCCCTCCCAGGGTTGGGTGCATGAAGGCAGCCACCCAGGGGAATAGTGCCTGTGGTGCCCTGCACACCCATAGGAGAGGGTACAGGGTGGTGAGCTGGTGGCCCAGATCCTTCACCAAGGATCCTTCCCCTGTGTCTCCTGCAGGAGTGGGTGACTGTCACTGACCTGCTCATCTCCTTGAACCGGCTCAACACGTTTGGGGATGACATCTTCAAGGACCCCAAGGTGCTGCAGTCATACTATTATGCCATCTCTGACTTCTCTGTTGGTGGCAGGTGAGGTGCAGCCAGAATGGGGGGAGGGCACCAGGAGGGAGACAtttccagggttggggcaggTACTCCCCCCATGGTCTTGTTTGAATTGTGGTTTTGGGGCAAACTGCTCAGATGTGGCTTCCTCCACCTGCAAACTGGGGCTGGCGGTGCAGAGATGGGTGATGAACCCTTTGAGCTGTGCATGAGGGAGGTCTTTTCCCCACAAGCCCCCTCTGTTTGCCACCAGCTGTATTTGTTTTGCCACCCATGGCTTTTAGTGGCAGTGGGATTCTTGTTGCTCCTCCTGTGACCCTGCTTGGGACAGTAAAAGAGGGTTCACAGGGTGCCAGCAGAGAGATGTCTgaaagctggtgaaggagctTGGAGTCTGCATGGTCAcagcctgagcagctgctggtgggatggAGGACTGATGTGGGACAGAGACATTGGTGGCACCTGCTCAGTGCTCCCCAAGGGTTGCACAACAGGTACCCGTGAGAAATCCTCCATCCTGGTgagagctgcctctgctgagcagcagggtcaggactgctcccagccagccagcagcccccatCGCTCTCACCCCACCCCTCaggccctgcagctgcagttggTTGCCACCTCACATGGGCCACCCTCAGAGTGTCACCTCCCAGCTGGCCGGGCCAGGAGCGCCTCAGGGACGTGGTGGGTGGCCTTGACACCGGCACAGCCCGAGATGCTTTCTgccccacagccaccccaggAGAGCTGGCTTGACAGCGGGACCACATGCTGCACAGCTCAGGATCACCTTGCTGTCAGCTGCTGGTGCTCAGGGGGCTCATCCCCGCACTGGGGGTCTCACTGCAGGTGCAAATGCAACGGTCACGCCAGCGAGTGCGCCCCGGACGAGGCCGGGCAGCTGGTCTGCGTGTGCCAGCACCACACGGCCGGCACCGACTGCCAGCATTGCCAGCCCTTCTACCAGGACCGGCCCTGGGCCCGCGGCACCGCCGAGGCTGCCAACGAGTGTCTCCGTGAGTACCCCCCGGGCTGGCTCCGTGGGTGCCCCCCGGGCTGGCTCCGTGAGTGCTCCCCGGGCTGGCTCGGTGGGTGCCCCCCGGGCTGGCTCCGTGCTCACGCTGTGCGGCCGGGGCTGCGCTGCTGCTGCATCGGCTTGTCCCTCAGCTCCTGCGGGAAGAAGGTGCCTGCTCCattttgcaaagctgctctgggcagggagggaggattTGCACCTcaggccccccccccccttcacaGCATCACCCCAAGGACATCTCCTTACCGTGCACAGAGTTGCACCCACCTCTGCTGCCAACGACAGAGGCGTTGCTGAAACTTCACGCTGCTGAGCTAAGCAGCCCCTCTGGCCCATCCAGCTCCCCCCCCGGACATTGCGACCCTGTCGCCCCCGGGTGCCAACCACCCCCCCcgtctccctcccctcctccagcttgCAACTGCAGCGGCCGCTCGGAGGAGTGCTTCTACGACCGGGAGCTGTACCGCCGCAGCGGGCACGGCGGCCACTGCCGCAACTGCCGGGACAACACGGCCGGGCCCCACTGCGAGCGCTGCCGGCAGAACCACTATCGCTGGGAGCCGCGGGCagcctgccagccctgccactgcCACCCCGCAGGTGCGTGGGGCTCTCCCCAGCCGGGCTCTGCTGCAAAAACCCCTGCCCTAGGCGGGCTGGGCTAGGAGGGATGGTTTTTGGTCGGTTGTCCCTTGCCTGGCGTGTCCCCGAATGGGGTTGAGCCTCAGGTCTGGCCGGGGTCCCTGcaggctccctgcagccccagtgtGACAACTCGGGGACCTGCCTCTGCAAAGCCAACGTGACGGGCTGGAAGTGTGAGCGCTGCAAGGAAGGCTACCACAGCCTCAGCGAGGGGGGCTGCAGGTGAGGAGaagcccagccccaggcaggagcagtgggATGGCACCAGGGCTCCTCTCACCCCCTCATCTCACCCCATCCAGACCCTGCACCTGTGACCCTGCAGGCAGCGTGGGCACCTGTGACCCCAACACGGGGCATTGCACCTGCAAGGAGAGGGTGGAGGGACACCTGTGCAACAGGTAAGCACCATGGGATGGGGCTGGAACATCCCAAACCCTCTCCAAGCTGGTGCCAATGCCAGGGCTTGGTGGCCGATGCAAGGCAGGCATCTTCCCTCCTGTGGGGCATTGCTGCTTCCCAAGCCCCTACACACCACCCATCACATGGGCTTTGCAATTCCTGGGGGATTGCTGCCTGCACAGGCCCTGGCTGGCTGGTGAGGCCACGGGGCTGCATCCCTCTGGACCGCTGAGACTGGGCTCCCTCAGACCTGCCACCAGCATCcccctgggatgctgctgtggcCCCcatggctctgccagccccatgCCATGTACCCCTGTTTCCTCCCCATGCCCAGGTGCCAGCCAGGCTGGTTTAACCTACAGCCTCACAACCCTGCTGGCTgcaccagctgcttctgctACGGCCACTCCACTGCCTGCACGGCTGCAGGTGGCTACGAGGTGACACACATCAGCTCTGACTTCAGTCAAGGTACCAACCTCCTAGCTCTCGGTGAAAtggagggcagagctgtgccaaCTCCAGCCACAAAAATTCAGCAGTTTGGGAAATCTGGGACTGAGCATCCCCCTTTGGGGCTGACTGGTGGTGATGGCTGAGGGTGATTTCTCTGacttgcttctgttttgctgttaaaCTTCTGCTTTTGCCCCCAGCTCTGTGGGGATGAGGTCCCTCCATACCAACCTGCTTCTGGGGCTGTGCTTGGCTcagggagggctgcagggccaggcacAGCCATCTCACCACACCAGGGACTGCAGAAGCCCTAACAAGCAGCTCAGAAagataaaaccaaaaagaacaGAGGCTGGTGGGAACTTTCCCCTTtactctctcctctccctttcctcgGCTGGAATGAGGCAGGGCAGACAGGGCCCCGGGGAGCGGGTTGGGGTGCTCCAACCCAGCTACAGTCGGGGCTGTGCTCGGCAGGGCTGGATGTGTGCGGGATGCTCGGGGAAACCCTGCCATCTGCCGCACAGCCCGACGTGTGCAGCCCCGGCTGCGGGCTCCCACCACGGTCCCcgcccaccaggaccccccgTCCGTGTCCCACCGAGGTACAGGCACCCATGGCGGGCAGCCCGGCCCCCTGCCTTGCCTCTACCCCAGCGGGGGGCACACGCCAGCCGGCAGATGGATGCTGATGTGCCTGCCGGTTTATCCTGATTGCCTTTAAACGGCGCTGCAaagcccctgtgctgctgtttgtctTCCGTGGCCTTGAAACGGAGCCAGGCTTTAAAGCGAGTCTTTTCCACCCTTCACGCAGCCAGTTTGGGGCTGATCCTTTAGGAAGGGGtttggcagagccctgggctgtgTTGCAAAAGCCTCAGCACagccacccacctccctacagccctgctccccaaaaGCTCTGATCCACAGCTGAGCTGGATCAACTTGGGAGTTTCCTGTGCTGGGTGAAAGGGTCCCAGTTTGGGATCATTTGATAACcgagctggggagggatttcCAAGTATTCATCCTGCAGGTGTCTGGGGCTGCAAGAAATAACTGACCCTGGggatgggggcagggggaggcagtGGAGCTTATTTCCAAAGGAAATCAATTTAATGCAATTACACCCTGTCTCTCCCTGGGCTTCCTGTGTTCTCCAGCCCATGGTAATGTTGGAACCATAGCATATACAGGGGGGCAAAAGTTTAAAGATAATAATTTCCTCCATatctaagaaaataaacagatggGGGAGCAAGCAGGGCCTCTCTCCAGCAATGAGagtgcagagctggagcagagcagggtctTAAAAAGTGCCAGCCCCTTAAAAAGACCCTGGAGAGTCTGAGGAGGAGGGACAGACCCCTCAAAAGCAGCACCCTGGTGGTGCAAGCTGGTGGGGACTCGTTGCTCCTTTCTCCTGTGCACTGCCACCGTGTGctgtcagcagggctggagggctgGGCTGCCACAGCGCCGGGCACCGGGGACCTGCCCCTGCgctgggctggtggggagaTCGTCACCGAGCGGCACGGGGAGGAGCCGGTGGATTTTCTGGCACCAGGTATTGTGTGTGCCAGGTTCCTGGGGTCCTGCTCTGCCGTGGGAGGACCCCCAGTGTTCTCATGGGACATCCCATCCCTCTAAGCTGGTGCATGAGGCACTGGACTTCCATCCCGGAGCTGAATGTGTTTTGATAACACAAGGCAGTGGGGGGGACCAGGGTGGTGGGCTGGGACCCCGGGGGGGCAGGGTGGAGCTGGCCCTACTCTAGGAGAGTGACCATGGCTCCTGGTGATGCTGGTGGGAATAGGACCATGCAGAGGTACATCTATGTCCTACAGATTCAGCTTCTCTTTCCCCTCACAGAGAAGTTTCTGCAGAACCAGCGTCTCAGTTACGGGCAGCTCCTGTCCTTGCTGCTGGGAGTGGAAGGGAatgggatggggaaggagacTGGGGTGCCCCTGCTCCAtgtgcagctggtgctggagggtgAGGGGATGGAGATCACCATGTCCAGCAGCGAGAGCCATCCCCAGCATGGAAAGCAGGCTGTCACCTTCAGGTACCCATCACGGCATTCTGGGGAGCCTTGGCTGGGTTTGAGACACAGCGTGTCTGACCTTCCCTGAGCTGCCAGGGTTCAGCCCCACTCGCTCCCTTCAGGGATTTAACTGTGCCCCCATAACTGCACCCAGCCAAGCTGTCCTGTGGTGGGTGACTGTTAGGCTGGCCCTGTCCTACAtcccctgctccttctccaaCAGGCTGCACGAGGCAGAGGAGGGTGCTGAGCCTTTGTTGTCAGCCTTCAGCTTCCAGCGCCTGCTCTCCAACCTGACTGCCCTCCGCCTCCGCGTGAGCCATGGCCCTGTGCCAGGTGGGTGGCTCATGCAATGTCCCCATGGGGACcaagctgggctggggacatCAGGGCAGCATCAGGCTCTCAGGGATAAGAGGGTTTCCTGGGGTAGGGGCTGGCTTCTCTCTGTAAACAACCCTGGGCTCTTTTAGGAGGAATTTTCTGCAAGGGTCTCCTGTGCCTGTTTGGAGCATTTCCAGGCAAGATGGAGAGAGCAGGGCAACGCACCATCCCACCCTCACGCTGCTCTCCCCTTTTGCAGGCAGGCTGTCCCTGAGCCAGGTCCAGCTCATGTCGGCTCGCCCCGGGCTGGGCttgcaggcaggctgggtggAGGAGTGCACGTGTCCCCTGGGCTACACCGGGCAGTTCTGCCAGTCCTGTGCACCTGGCTTCAAGAGGGAGATCCCCTTTGGCAGCCCATTCAGCAGCTGTGTACCCTGCACCTGCAACCAGCACGGGGACTGTCACCCCCTCACAGGTGTGTACCCCCCAGGCCCTTTACTCATCCCGTCACTGCGTGCACAGGTGACAAATCTCCATCTTTGCTTGTTTCTGAGGGATGAAGGAAACCATCCGTGAGGTTGTGGTACCCAGAACTTGGAAGCTGGATTGCTTGGCTGGTCATAGGGACTGGGCTCGTAACTGCAGACACAGAGATAATTAGTGAACTGCAAGAACTGTGGTAATTTATTATATGAGGGGCATCTTTCATAGTACTTTATGACttgaaaggaggagaaaggcagggTGCTGGTCCTCAGAGGAGTGGGGAGGCAGGATTGAGGCAGAGGGTTTTGCCACAATGGGTCTTGCAGGCTGCATCCCTGCCAGAGTTTTAGGGGagggctgggcacagccctggtGCCTGCAAACTGAGGTGAACCTGAGCAGAGAAACAGgtaaaagaacaggaaaatacaGCAGTGCCCAGCTTGTGAGAAGGCACCAGAGGATCCAGCTCTCGTGCTGCCAGCCCAAGgcctgctctgcctccaggTCCAGCTCAGTGGTGCATGACTACAGCAGAGACTGTGGcttgaagggaagaaaaagcaaaacccaagtTTTCAGGGCAGTGTGGCTGTGTCTGGGGTGGTTCACAGGGTGTtgtctctcccctctcctgccagGCAATGTGTCTAGATGGTTTTTGTTGGGGACAGGGGGCAGGACTGCAAATCCAACCCCTGCCCTGGAGCTTGAGGCAGCTGTATGaatccagcagcagcctggctgtcAGCCCGGGGAAAGGCAGGGCAGAGCCATGcggggctgctgagctgctgcctcgCTCTCCACCCGggcctgcagaaagcagcagctctgatggGTGCTGAGAAGAGTTCGGAAATGAGATGGTGCTTTGGGTACCCAGACGGAGCCCCTGGGACTCCTTGCTGCTGGCTTCCCTCAGGGAGGAGTGACAATCGTGTACGGCAGGGATGGAAAGGGCTGGAAGTGGCATTTTGCTCAGCAagtgcccctgccctgccagcgggagcacagcagcagccctgcagactCACCCTCATCTCACGGAGCCGGGGCTGGGGCCCCCGACCACACaatccccagggctggggccaggcttTTGATCTACCAGTCCAAGCCAGCCCACAtgtttcctttcatttatttttccactccTTCACGCTACTcgcttttcctttcttttccatcatCCGGCTTTGCCTGGATGtggggaaaatggaaaaatacccATTCCCTCCTGCACAACCTGCCTGGTATGACCCAACCCCACTAATCAAGGGGCAAaaatcctcctcctcctcctggctccttctttctctccagtCAAGCAGAGCATCTgcctggaggtgggggggggacTCCCTGAGcatccttcctcctcccagctgaTTTTGGAAGACCGTGACTCACCGGCTGGGCTCGCCAGGAGACGCTGTCTCCCCGCTGGGTGCCGGGTggctgtttgtgttttccatgACAAGCTAGAAACGAGGGGCCTCGTGGCTGGGCTATGTGTTGTCCATTATCGCAGGCGCCAACGGACTCGGTGCACGTCGGCGGTGCTGCCTGCCCGTGCCAGCCCTGCCTTGTCCCTGCGCCACTGGGGAGCACGGGGCTGGTACTGGGACCCCAACACCCTCTCCCAATCCTTCTCCCTTAAGCAAGGatgaagaagggaggggaaatgTTCTGAGTCCTGGTTGGGGATGTGCAATCTCAGCCTGATCCTTGGCAGAGTTGTGCATCCCTCTCAGTACCCGCAGTGTTCCACACTTGGCTCCTCATCCCTCCTGCAGTTCCTGCTGTTACTCGGGGCTGGGTTTTTGCAGATCCTCAGCTCCACTCTCCTCCTTGCAGGGCACTGCCAGTGCTTGCACAACACAGAAGGTCCTTCCTGCGAGCGCTGCAGCCCCGGGTTTTATGGCAACCCCTTCATAGGACACTTTGATGACTGCAAGCCATGTCCCTGTCCCGACCACTCGCCCTGCACTGAGATGCCCAGCAGTGGGGAGGTGGtctgcacccactgccccccaGGGCAGAGAGGTGAGGCTGGGTGTGGGTGGGcgagggggctgcgggcagtgccagcacagccagaccCTTCCCAACTTTTCATCTTCCCCAGGAAAACGCTGTGAGCTGTGCGACGATGGGTTTTTCGGGGACCCCCTGGGGCAGAGGGGTCCCGTGCGCCCCTGCGTCCCCTGCCAGTGTCACGGGAACGTGGATCCCAACGCCGTGGGGAACTGTGACCCCGTGTCCGGCCGATGCCTGCGCTGCCTGTACAACACCACAGGAGAGCACTGTGAGAGGTGTCAGCCGGGCTTCTATGGGGATGCCATGGCTCCTGACCTTGCTGGGAAGTGTGCAGGTAACTACAAGCCCCATGGActggccctgctcctccagTTCCCACGGTGGCCAAAGCAGTGGAGGAAGAGGATGGCAAGGGGATGCCCAGTGTGTTCAGAGGCTGAGGGATGATCTGGGTTGGCCCCAAATGCTCATAAATGGCCTTTGGTCCCTTCCTCCACTGCCATCCTTCCCTGGAGATACCTCGGTCTGCAAGGGCTCAGCCTCTCCAAGCCCTGTTTGATGGGGGGACGTGGCCCTCCATGTTGTGGAGGTGCCCCATTCCCACTGTCCCATCTGCCAGCCCCATGTTGGGATGTAAGCAGCATTTTGTCTCCTGTAGCTTGTGATTGCAACCCCGATggctcagccccagggctggatgGCTGTGATCCCAGCACAGGCCAGTGCCACTGCCTCCCACACGTGACGGGCAGAGCCTGtgggctctgccagcctggctACTACAACCTGCGACCTGCCGTGGGGTGCAAGAGGTACACGGGGGCagagagaggggctgggaggggacagcGGTTGCTCTGCTCTTTGCACACACGGCTCACTCACCACCCTCTCCACCCCTTGGTGACAGCTGCCAGTGCCACCCCACGGGGTCACGGGAGAGCGTGTGTGATGCAGTGACAGGGCAGTGCTCCTGCCAGCCGGGCGTCACGGGGAAGCAATGCGACCGGTGCCAACACGGCTTCTTCGGCTTCTCTGCCCGGGGCTGCCGAGGTAacagggaggggacagcacCTTGGTCCCAAaaccagggctggcagctgccaccTGACAACTTTCTGCCTCCCTTGTAGCCTGCAACTGCTCCCCGCTGGGGTCCCTCACCCCGCAGTGCCATGAGAACAGCACCTGCCTCTGCCACCCCGGCTTCACGGGCTACAAGTGTGACCGGTGCCAAGCCAACTTCTTCCTGGACCCCCCGAGCTCCCGCTGCCAGCAGTGTCCTGCCTGCTATGGGCTGGTGAAGGATGAGGTACAGCCCATGCTCTCCAAGGTGGGTGCAGCACCTCAGCCTCTGCGCTGCCTCACTGTCCCCCTTGTGTCCCCCCACATCTTGCCTGCAGGCTGAGCAGCTGAAGaacaggctgcaggagatggaggAATGGCTGCAGAAACCAGGCTGTGATGCCCACCTGAGCCAGCCCACTATGCTGGGAGATGCACCCCGGGGAGATGGGCTGCCCAGCCCTCACCTCCTGCAAGGTACTGGGGACAGCCCTTCTCTCCACCATGGGGGGAGCCCCATGTCACCCCCTGGAGACCTTCTGCTCCCACAGCATGCTGTGACATGTCGAGTGGGTGCAAGGAGGTCTCAGGTCAGCACTGGGCTCAGCACAGGTGATGGGGTGACTGGgaggggcaggagagctggggggaCCATGCCTTTTTGTGTAGATTGGGGCACCATGGGGATGCTTGTGCCCATGAGGTTTTGAAGCTGATGATGGGCATTACTGGGGGCTGAGCACATGGGGAGCTCTTTGGGTGCTGCAACCCTGGGTCCCTCCTGAGCACCAAGGAGGGActgccttcctctttcattAGTAGGTAGAGACTCAGTGTTTGGGCAAGGAGCAGCCCCACAGGCAAGCAGGGAGCCCTGAGCACGTCTGTGGGCAACAAGCagctgcttgtgctgcctgcaggtgcCCGGGCTGCCCTCTTGGTGCAGGTGGGGCAGCTGGCAGGGGCACTGGCCACTGCCCAGGGCCATCTCAGCAATGCCAGCTGGGCCACCGGCTGCTCCAGTCATGGACCCCCCAAGACCTGTGTCCTGCTGTCGGAGATCAGGGCCCTGCTGCAGTCAACACAGCAGGAGATACTGGATGCTGCAGACACTCTGACTACCATGGTGAGGGCTTccaccagccctgggctcctGGTGGGGGCTGGTGGCCATGCTGGGGGGGCAGTGGGATGTCCAGGACTGGTGGGGTGGGATGTGACCAACACTGTGGATGAGTGAGAAAGCCATGTGGGTGAGGATCTATTTCCTTTGCTTGCTCCTGTTTTccagcctcctccagcccctgggGAG is part of the Apus apus isolate bApuApu2 chromosome 19, bApuApu2.pri.cur, whole genome shotgun sequence genome and harbors:
- the LAMC3 gene encoding laminin subunit gamma-3, with the translated sequence MARPPGLCLLALLGLGLGAGGSPACWDPRGQPRRCMPVFENAAFGRAAQATNTCGSPPEDYCLQMGARHASTLCHRCDATDPRLHHNASFLTDFHSQEESTWWQSQSMAFGIQYPNSVNITLHLGKAYEITYVRLKFHTSRPESFAIYKRSCPEGPWVPFQFYSASCEKTYGRRQRQYLRPGEDEQVAFCTDEFSDISPLSGGNVAFSTLEGRPSAYNFDGSPALQEWVTVTDLLISLNRLNTFGDDIFKDPKVLQSYYYAISDFSVGGRCKCNGHASECAPDEAGQLVCVCQHHTAGTDCQHCQPFYQDRPWARGTAEAANECLPCNCSGRSEECFYDRELYRRSGHGGHCRNCRDNTAGPHCERCRQNHYRWEPRAACQPCHCHPAGSLQPQCDNSGTCLCKANVTGWKCERCKEGYHSLSEGGCRPCTCDPAGSVGTCDPNTGHCTCKERVEGHLCNRCQPGWFNLQPHNPAGCTSCFCYGHSTACTAAGGYEVTHISSDFSQGLEGWAATAPGTGDLPLRWAGGEIVTERHGEEPVDFLAPEKFLQNQRLSYGQLLSLLLGVEGNGMGKETGVPLLHVQLVLEGEGMEITMSSSESHPQHGKQAVTFRLHEAEEGAEPLLSAFSFQRLLSNLTALRLRVSHGPVPGRLSLSQVQLMSARPGLGLQAGWVEECTCPLGYTGQFCQSCAPGFKREIPFGSPFSSCVPCTCNQHGDCHPLTGHCQCLHNTEGPSCERCSPGFYGNPFIGHFDDCKPCPCPDHSPCTEMPSSGEVVCTHCPPGQRGKRCELCDDGFFGDPLGQRGPVRPCVPCQCHGNVDPNAVGNCDPVSGRCLRCLYNTTGEHCERCQPGFYGDAMAPDLAGKCAACDCNPDGSAPGLDGCDPSTGQCHCLPHVTGRACGLCQPGYYNLRPAVGCKSCQCHPTGSRESVCDAVTGQCSCQPGVTGKQCDRCQHGFFGFSARGCRACNCSPLGSLTPQCHENSTCLCHPGFTGYKCDRCQANFFLDPPSSRCQQCPACYGLVKDEAEQLKNRLQEMEEWLQKPGCDAHLSQPTMLGDAPRGDGLPSPHLLQGARAALLVQVGQLAGALATAQGHLSNASWATGCSSHGPPKTCVLLSEIRALLQSTQQEILDAADTLTTMEIPQEIPQQPTNWSRRALEARVLAESHRDAAAQVEAVVGRALRASNSSSQLLQSLLEGNATWEVQRELEAGYEEIQRAREELGAGAAEVAAEARRAFSAVQRANADMAEKLLQVAALGQQALPAQAAALAQDLAALEQAAKVQEPSAGRAIEASRRLAAGLQRQLQRTRSFQQLQDRAGSAHSTATSAVSHGKAMLSNTESLLASLEGMRKVLGHRKGQAALSRRMTHVRERAMVEAQRRIKQAEKTLGNSLSISTTARRMAGEAEQVSGESAKRAQTVLQESKKARKHTRQLTMRANETQRELSQQERMAEKLREDLEEARKVGTEVSEVAKSLQEARGSLIADIETLNDLLSSLGNLEQVPQAEAVLSAGRLQLERLWLRLGAPGALAGQLSLLQQEAARQREKIQEFESDLAEIRADKKNLEDIVRSLPESCSK